The window ATAAGGACATTTCTGCTTTGCTCAAAAATAATTTGCTTTTTTTAGTTTGCGTTTTTCGAATTGCTTCTTCCAGTGATATTGTAAAAATATATGACTGTCTTCTGTCTTTTCCTTGTATAGGGAGGTTCTATAAATTTCATAGTATAAAAATAGAAATTATTCCTTTGGTGGTAAAATATCTTTATCTACAAATTGTTGATTTTTTTAGACAGTCTGACGGTGGCAATATGAAATGTTGGGCATTTTGAAACACCAATCTTTCAATTTACTACGATGGTTATTTAATGTTAAAATACTCATATTTAGTGCTATTTGCCCAATTTATTATATTGCGTGTTACCGGCTGGGCTTTCAACATTTCTTAAATAATATTTGTTCTTTTTATATATTTAACCATTTTCTAAAATCACTTATTCTATTAAAACTAACAATTGTTTCTATATTAGATTTTGGTTCTAATTCAATTTTAATTCTACTTTTTGATAATGAATACATATTTTCAATAGAAGATATATTTACTATAAACTGACGGTTAATTCTAAAAAATTCTTTTGGATTAATAATATTTTCTAATTTATCCAGAGAATAATCAAGAGGGTAGTTTTTGTTATTCGTTGTGCAAAGAAAAACATTTTCGTTATTAATATAAAAATAAGCTATATCACTAACTCTTATGCTTTTTATTTTTTGTGCATAGCGAACAATAAACCTTTCCTTATATTCAATTTTATTTGCAAAAGATTTAATTAATAAAGAGTAATCAATCTCATTTATTATTTGAATTTGATTTAATTCTTTGAATTTTTTCAAGCTTTTTTCTAATTCTTGAATTTCAATTGGTTTTAATAAATAATCTATACTATTAACCTTGAAAGCTTTAATTGCATATTGGTCGTAGGCGGTAGTGAAAATAATGGGTGTTTTAACTTCTATTTGTTCAAAAATTTTAAAACAAAGTCCATCAGCAAGATGAATATCAAGAAATATTAAATCAACAGTATTGTTGCTTAACCATTTAACCGTTTCTTCAATACTATCAATTTTGCATTGAATATTAATGTTTTTATCAATTTCATGTAGCATTTTTTCCAGATTATTAGCTGCAATTTTTTCGTCTTCTATAATAACAATATTCATATTTCTACAATTATATATTTTTAAAGTTAAGCATTTTTTTCTTTTTTTATTGAATAATAATTGTTTTAGAACTTATAGTATAGACACCAAAATATCCCATTGCACCATTGCTTATATTTGATAAAGGATTGGCAGGTGTAGAACCTCCGGACATAAAACCAGGTCCACTGCTATTTTCTATAAGTGTATTATAATAATCGTAGGTATCTTTGTTTAACGACAATAATTCAACAGTAATAGTATCATTTATTTGAAATGTTTTCATTCTTAATGGCATTTGAGCCATATTTCCATCAAATACTTTATCATCACTTAAAACAAAATCGCTACTACTATTTAGCAAAACACCATTTTCATAGGTTTTTAAACGATAATAATTGTTTATTCCTGCCGGATCAGTAAAATGACATTTGACCATATAGCCTTCATCAAAACGAGGTGTAGCTTCAAAAAATTCGGTGCTCAATGTGTCGATATTCACTTTTACAGGCATTTCGGATATTGCTGAATATTCAATATCTTCAACCTCAACGGAAAGGCTGTAAACAATTCCGGGGGTTCCTTGTAAATTAGCGGTTTGGTAAATACCCGGGTTTACTTCCGTTAAGGTTTCTGAATTTCCCAGATTATCGCTTATTATTACATTTGCATAAGAAACTGTTGGATAAATACCGGGGTCAAAGTAGTCGCCTGTTTTTGTAAGTTTTACTGTTTGTTGAACGGTTTGATCAGTTATTACTGCTTCAATAACAAGTTTTGGTTCAATACTGTTCAAATCAATTTCTATTACATCTTCGCATGCTGTTAATGCGAGAAGGGAGAGGAGTGTTGCTATTATTGGTTTTCTTTTTTTCATAATATTTTCCATTATTAATTATTTTTTTTCTCTGTGGCTTTGCGACTCTGCGTTAGCTCTTTTTTATTGAACGCTGAGACACAGAGATGCAGAGATTTTTTTTATTCTTGAATAAATGTTTCTTTTTCTGTCATAATTTTCTATTATCATTCTATCATTTAAGCATTAAAATTTAAAATTATAAGTAACCGAAGGAACTATCTGAAACAAAGCCATTCTAACCGCTTCTGTCTTAGTTGGGTCGTTTTCGTTTTCTCTGAAATCAATTGAATAAGCATTTTTTCGTGCATAAGCATTGTAAACAGAAAAATTCCAACTCGATTCGTATTTCTTTTTCTTCTGACTTTTTAATGTAACACCTAAGTCAAGGCGGTGATAATCGGGCATTCTGTATCCGTTTCTATCTGTGTATAAAGGAATAGTAAGCCCCTCAATTTCATATTTCCCGCTTGGGAATGTAACAGCATTACCTGTGTTAAATACCCATGTTGCCGAAAATGACCATTTCTTGTTTAAGTTATATATTCCAACAATAGAAATGTCGTGTGTCCTGTCTTGTTTTGAAGGAAACCAATCGCTTTCGTTAATTTCATCAAAAGTTCTTTCTGTTCTCGAAAGAGTATATCCAATCCAGCCGTTTAGTTTTCCGGTTTTCTTTTTAATAAATAATTCAACTCCATAAGCTCGTCCAATACCAAATACAAGTTGCGATTCAACTTTTTCGTTTAAAAGAATATCTGCACCATTCTGATAATCAATTTGATTTTGCATATCTTTATAATAAATCTCTACTGAAGTTTCAAAAACATTATCTTTAAAATTCCTGAAATATCCCAAAGCCAGTTGGTCGCAAACTTGTGGTTCAATAATACTGCTACTTGGTAGCCATAAGTCTGTTGGAGTTGAAGATGTTGAATTTGAAAGTAAATGGATATATTGAGCATTTCGTGCATAAGATACTTTTACCGAACTTTCTTCATTCAACAAATAACTCGCTGATATTCTGGGTTCAAAATATCCATAATTTTTAATAACTTCTCTATTATTGTATGAAACAGAATCAATGATTTCATCATTTTCATTATAAGAATAAACATTTCCCGGACCGATAACCGTAAAATTTGAATATCTTAATCCATAAGTAATTTTCAATAAACTTGAAACATCAAATTTATGAGAAACATAAGCCGCATTTTCTATGGCATATTTTTCATCAATTATTTTACCGTTTATAAAATCTTCAGCGTCCGAACTTATTTCGCCCGGCATAAAAGTGTGGTAAATACTGTTAAACCCAAACTTCAATGTGTTTTTCGGATTAATATAATACTGAAAATCTTCTTTCAGGTTAAAATCTTCAATGCCGGATGTGATGTCGATTAAGTTTCCCATTCCGCTAAACCCAATCACATAATTGTATTTACTGTAAATCAATGAACTGTTTAAAAACAACTTATTATTAAAAAGATGATTCCATCTGAGGGTTGCAGTTTTATTTCCCCATTCAAATTTCATTCTGTCGGAAAATCCAAATACATCTCTGCCAAAATATCCCGAAAGAAAAATTCTGTCATTTTCACCGATACGATAATTTGCTTTAATATTCAGGTCGTAAAAATAAAGTGTTGTGTTTTTTTGCATTTCATCGGATGAGAAATTCAAAAACAAATCGGCATAGGTTCTTCTGCCCGAAATAATAAATGAACCTTTGTCTTTAACAATTGGGGCTTCAACAGTCAGGCGTGAAGAAATTAACCCAAGTCCGCCCGAAGCACTGAGTTTTTTCGAATTTCCTTCATTCATTTTAACATCAAGAACCGATGATAGTCGCCCGCCATATTCGGCAGGGGCATTTCCTTTAAATAATTTCATGTCTTTAATGGCATCGGAATTAAACACCGAGAAAAAGCCCAAAAGATGCGATGCATTATAAACCGGTGCTTCATCAAGCAATATTAAATTCTGGTCGGCACCACCACCCCTGACATAAAAACCGCTGTTTCCTTCGCCTGCCGATTGTACACCCGGCATAAGCTGGATAGTTTTTAAAATATCTTGTTCGCCAAACAAAACAGGAATCGCTTCAATTTCTTTAGGATTTATTTTTATCATTCCCATTTCTGCCGATTTAATATTTTTATCAGCCGCTTCCGAAGTAATAACTACTTGCTCTAATGATATTGCTACCGGCAAAAGCAACACATTGTTTTTTATACTTTTTACAAGTTCTATTTCAAAAATTTGAGTTACAAAGCCAATATAACTATATTCGATTGTGTATTTTCCTTCAGGAATTGTGATTGAATAAAAACCATAAACATTTGTTGTGCCACCGCTTTTTAGTTCTTTAATATATATTGTAGCACCGATTAATTCTTCGCCAGTTTCGGAATCTTTAACATGCCCGCTTATAGTATATTTCTGTTGAGCAAAAGCAACATTAAAGCAGATTAATAATAAAACCAAACTTGTTAATTTATTTTTCATACATTTTTTATTTTAATATTTTTTTCATAATAAAATCTTGATCTTTATCTTCTTTCACTACGATAAATCCCTTTCTTAAATAGAGCAATCTTGCCCTGTTTTGTTTATCCACACTCAACGAAATTGACTTGAATCCCTTTAAGAAATATATTTTTGAAATTTCATCTATTAATTTTGCCCCAATTCCTTGATTCCTGAATTTTTCCTTAACCGCCATACATAACTCAGGTGTATTTTCATCAATGAAACCAAATCCTGCATTTGATTTACTGAATGTTCTTCCCCAAATAGCACCAATAAGTTCATTATTGATTTCTGCAACCAATGCTATGTCATTCGGAAGAGTACCCCAATTATCAATATATTTTGATACATCAGGATGAGCTAAAATAGATTTTGGAAACGGGGGCTGACCTTCAGGAACGTAAAGAGCCAAATAAAGCATTTCCTTTAAAAAATCAATTTCATTATGTTTAATTTCTCTGATCATTAATTTATTTATTAAAATTATTAACTCTCAAATTATCACTAATATTTTCTATTTCTTTTTTAGGAATATCTATCTCTGTAGCTATTTTAGACCATTGATTTACTGCTGTTATAACTTCATCTATAATGTGATTAGCTTTTTTAATACCAAATGTTTTACCTAAACTTAGTAAATCATTTCTTGTAAAGTTATCAAATTTGCCATTTATAGATGATTGATGGACTTTTGTCCAATTTCCGCTTGGGCTATATGAAAAATTAATATCATACGCAGGAGATATTTGCCATTTTCCTTCCTTATTCATTAAAAAAGAAAAGTTTTTTACATGATCATCATGATTTCTTGCTATAACATTAAACAACACTCGTCTATACTGTTGTTTAAATTGGTTATAAGGCAGTTGAAGCATTTTCATTACCCTGAACAATGCTTCATAACTACTTGCCTTTTGAATTCTATAATCAATACCCGCCAATGCTCCAAACGTTTGCACATGAATTTTTTCACCTTTGTTTGCTCTGTCGAAACGTTTCGTTAAAAAATGAAACCTATTATTTTCTTCATATAAATCACTGTCAGATATATCTAAACCTGCTTTTTTCGCTAATTTATAATAAGCATATTCTCTTTTTCCAAGACCGGCACTTTCTCCTAATGTTTTTTCATTTGCTCCATCAATTTTAAGAAGCCAATATGAATAGCCTTCCGGTTGAATAATATCACCGGATCTAATTTCTTCAATTTTATTATCCGAATCGGTTTTTATAGCAATCAAAGCCTTTGCTCTTGCTCCACCAACCGAAGTTCCTATTCTTAATATATCAGACAAACTATCTTTATCTAAATTATTATAAGAAATCTTTTTCTTGCCTTCTAAAACTTTTTTTGCAACTTCAAATAAATCACGAACATTTACATTGTAATTGCTGCTCTCTTTATGATTAATAGGCTCATACTCTAAAGCTCCCATACCTCTTTTGCCTATATATGTTAATCTATCAACAGGGTTTATATCATTAATAGATAATTTTTTCTGCCTTAACCATTCTTTCATCATTATATTACCAAAATCATCCGGCATTGAATCCGATAATAAATAAGGTAAATTGTGAAAGTTGATATGGTCTCGATTCGTCTCAAATATTCTTTCTTGTATAGGCATTATTATAGGAGAAGGTTCTATCATTCTATTTAGAGCTTCATTGCTATATTGAAAAGTAGAACTGCCTTTATTATCATTCCAATCTATTGTGCCTAATGTTTCACCGTACAACTTCACTTCTACTATCATAGCTATTTTATTTTTTTAGATGCTCTTTTTCTTTCTGTTTTCAATTTTGCTTTTTCAAATTTCAACTTCAACTCTAAGTTTTCCCCAACTCTAAATACTGATTCTAAATCTTTAATTCTATTTAATCTCATTAAAATCCGTATTAAACTTTCAACTGTTGTAGATTTCCCTTGTTCTA is drawn from Bacteroidota bacterium and contains these coding sequences:
- a CDS encoding LytTR family DNA-binding domain-containing protein, yielding MNIVIIEDEKIAANNLEKMLHEIDKNINIQCKIDSIEETVKWLSNNTVDLIFLDIHLADGLCFKIFEQIEVKTPIIFTTAYDQYAIKAFKVNSIDYLLKPIEIQELEKSLKKFKELNQIQIINEIDYSLLIKSFANKIEYKERFIVRYAQKIKSIRVSDIAYFYINNENVFLCTTNNKNYPLDYSLDKLENIINPKEFFRINRQFIVNISSIENMYSLSKSRIKIELEPKSNIETIVSFNRISDFRKWLNI
- a CDS encoding DUF4249 domain-containing protein gives rise to the protein MKKRKPIIATLLSLLALTACEDVIEIDLNSIEPKLVIEAVITDQTVQQTVKLTKTGDYFDPGIYPTVSYANVIISDNLGNSETLTEVNPGIYQTANLQGTPGIVYSLSVEVEDIEYSAISEMPVKVNIDTLSTEFFEATPRFDEGYMVKCHFTDPAGINNYYRLKTYENGVLLNSSSDFVLSDDKVFDGNMAQMPLRMKTFQINDTITVELLSLNKDTYDYYNTLIENSSGPGFMSGGSTPANPLSNISNGAMGYFGVYTISSKTIIIQ
- a CDS encoding TonB-dependent receptor, coding for MKNKLTSLVLLLICFNVAFAQQKYTISGHVKDSETGEELIGATIYIKELKSGGTTNVYGFYSITIPEGKYTIEYSYIGFVTQIFEIELVKSIKNNVLLLPVAISLEQVVITSEAADKNIKSAEMGMIKINPKEIEAIPVLFGEQDILKTIQLMPGVQSAGEGNSGFYVRGGGADQNLILLDEAPVYNASHLLGFFSVFNSDAIKDMKLFKGNAPAEYGGRLSSVLDVKMNEGNSKKLSASGGLGLISSRLTVEAPIVKDKGSFIISGRRTYADLFLNFSSDEMQKNTTLYFYDLNIKANYRIGENDRIFLSGYFGRDVFGFSDRMKFEWGNKTATLRWNHLFNNKLFLNSSLIYSKYNYVIGFSGMGNLIDITSGIEDFNLKEDFQYYINPKNTLKFGFNSIYHTFMPGEISSDAEDFINGKIIDEKYAIENAAYVSHKFDVSSLLKITYGLRYSNFTVIGPGNVYSYNENDEIIDSVSYNNREVIKNYGYFEPRISASYLLNEESSVKVSYARNAQYIHLLSNSTSSTPTDLWLPSSSIIEPQVCDQLALGYFRNFKDNVFETSVEIYYKDMQNQIDYQNGADILLNEKVESQLVFGIGRAYGVELFIKKKTGKLNGWIGYTLSRTERTFDEINESDWFPSKQDRTHDISIVGIYNLNKKWSFSATWVFNTGNAVTFPSGKYEIEGLTIPLYTDRNGYRMPDYHRLDLGVTLKSQKKKKYESSWNFSVYNAYARKNAYSIDFRENENDPTKTEAVRMALFQIVPSVTYNFKF
- a CDS encoding GNAT family N-acetyltransferase, yielding MIREIKHNEIDFLKEMLYLALYVPEGQPPFPKSILAHPDVSKYIDNWGTLPNDIALVAEINNELIGAIWGRTFSKSNAGFGFIDENTPELCMAVKEKFRNQGIGAKLIDEISKIYFLKGFKSISLSVDKQNRARLLYLRKGFIVVKEDKDQDFIMKKILK
- a CDS encoding type II toxin-antitoxin system HipA family toxin: MIVEVKLYGETLGTIDWNDNKGSSTFQYSNEALNRMIEPSPIIMPIQERIFETNRDHINFHNLPYLLSDSMPDDFGNIMMKEWLRQKKLSINDINPVDRLTYIGKRGMGALEYEPINHKESSNYNVNVRDLFEVAKKVLEGKKKISYNNLDKDSLSDILRIGTSVGGARAKALIAIKTDSDNKIEEIRSGDIIQPEGYSYWLLKIDGANEKTLGESAGLGKREYAYYKLAKKAGLDISDSDLYEENNRFHFLTKRFDRANKGEKIHVQTFGALAGIDYRIQKASSYEALFRVMKMLQLPYNQFKQQYRRVLFNVIARNHDDHVKNFSFLMNKEGKWQISPAYDINFSYSPSGNWTKVHQSSINGKFDNFTRNDLLSLGKTFGIKKANHIIDEVITAVNQWSKIATEIDIPKKEIENISDNLRVNNFNK
- a CDS encoding helix-turn-helix domain-containing protein; the protein is MMDNWLFLTEQEILKEIGKRLKKIRLQHNLTQKEISEEVGLSVSTISLIEQGKSTTVESLIRILMRLNRIKDLESVFRVGENLELKLKFEKAKLKTERKRASKKIK